The DNA segment AGTGTGCTCTAGCCGATGCGCCGGCACTAATACCAATGGGCCTGAGATATGTTGGACCGGTGATCTTTACTTTCGGCAGCCCGCAGCAAAAGGAATATTTCTTGCCCCGTATTCTCAACGGCGAGCACTATTGGGCGCAAGGGTTTTCCGAGCCCGGTGCTGGGTCAGACCTCGCTGCGCTACAATGCCGAGCAGATAACAAAGGAACCCATTATCTGGTCAATGGCAGCAAGATATGGACAACCCATGCTCACTTCGCAAACTGGATATTCTGCATCTTACGTACAAGCAAATCCGCCAAGTCACAAGACGGTGTCAGCTTCATTCTGATCAATATGCAATCGCCTGGCATCCGTATCGAGCCGATAATTACCCTCGGTGGGGATCACGATGTAAATCAAGTATTCTTCGACGACGTCAAAGTACCGATCGAGAATCTGGTTGGCGAGGAGGGCCGTGGCTGGCAATACGCTAAGTTCCTGTTGGAATATGAGCGCGGAGGTGTATCGGTTTCTGGAAAGATACGCAGAGACATCGAACACCTTGTAAATTTTGCGAATCGATTAACGAACGATCGGATATTCAACCACAACCTCACTAGGTTGAAGATTAGAGTACTCGCTTTAGAGGCTACTGAATTGAGAGTAATGTCGCAAATGAAACCAGGGCGACCACCCGGCAAGGAATCGTCGATCTTGAAATTGGTTTCAGCACAACTTGAACAGGATGTTTCTAAGCTGGCGGTAGACGCGATTGGAAATAAGGCGCTGCGTCTGTTTGAGCATGACACAACACAAACCAAAGCCACTCCAATTGATTTCACAATGCCGCTCATGTCAAGATATCTTAACCTCAGAGCATCTTCAATTTATGGGGGCTCAAACGAAATCCAACGCAATATTATTGCCAGTCATGTCCTTGGTTTGCGGTAATAGATAGGGATACATTAAGTACTGAAAAATAACCGTCCCCGCCCCACCTGTCAATTACCACAAATATGCGCAAGAAATAGAACGCTTATTGTAGGATATGATTACGCAGGGGTATGGGATGCCAGAAAGACCTCCTCGGCGGACTTCACTTACGACAACGGCACTCACTGTCGATTCTAGTATCAGGCACCTACTGTTGCGTTGCTCGTTAAGCAATGACATTTGATAACAGAGTGCTCAATGAGTACCGCTCTACAGCCCAGACTGGGACGGATAGGACACCATGGCAATTTCACTATATGACATAAGTGTAATGAATTACCAGCAAACGTTGGGAGCAGTCAGCCATATTTTAAAGCTGGGTCTTGCACATTGCCAGAGCAACCACATCGACCTAGAGACCTTTGTTGAGACTCGCATGTATCACGATATGCTGCCCTTCCGTTTTCAGATCCAGTCAGTTGCCTATCATTCCTTGGGCGCAATTGAGGGAATCAAGAACGGCATTTTTCGCCCGCCTAGCAACCTTCCTGAGGACAACTACGAGGCTTTGCAAACGCTTATCAACGAAACCAATGATGCGCTGGGAAAGTTGTCAGCGACAGAAATCAATGCCATGGAGGGGGCCGAAGTTATTTTCGAATTCCGCGATCACCGGATACCATTTACCGCCGAAAGTTTTCTGCTTTCATTTTCCTTGCCCAATTTTTATTTTCATGCGACGACTGCCTACGATATTCTGCGATCCAAGGGCGTCGTTCTGGGAAAGCGCGACTACCTTGGAGGGTTGCGACTGAAGCGTTGATATTAGCTGTTGGCACGCTTGGTCGCATATGATCACGTAGGCCGTCGAGCCAGAGTCCGTGGAATTGGCCTGGTTCCTGAAACTCGGAAGGTAATCGAATGCAAAGGTCAGCGGGCGGCAGATCTGTTGGATGCTATCGAGACCAACGAAGCCTTCTCGACACAAGTCTGCAAGTTGAAAAAGGAAATCGATCTCGATCCAAGTAAGGTGAACCCCAACGGTTAGGGAGTTAACTTGAGATACTATGCGCAGGTCGCACGCTCATCATTATCCGCACAGGTTTCTCGCTACCCGTTCACGCTCTGCTCCACTCTATTTTGTGCCATCGAGGTACGAAACGGCCGAGCGACAGCAATGAAGTTCAACAATAAACGTTAAAGCGTTCAATACGTTCTTCCGGGCGTGCGTCTAAACTCAAATCCAATTTGATCAGGACGTCGGACTTTCAATTGACAAGGAGGAGCCTATGGAACCTCAACTAGTGCACTTTCGAAGTGGCGACGAGCAATGTGTAGGCGACCTTTATCTGCCGGAAAATATGCAGGGCGCACAGCCAGCGCTGGTGATTGGCCACGGCTTTAACATGGTCAAGGAAGCGCTTCGTGAGCAAGCCGCCTATCTTGCGAAAGCCGGCTATGTCGTACTTGCGATCGATTATCGCCGCTTCGGAGCGAGCGAGGGTTTGCCACGCCAGCTCATGCGGCCATTAGATGAAGTCGAGGATTTCCGGAATGCGATTTCCTATTTGCAAGACCGGCCGGACGTTGATCCTGATCGGATCGGCATTTGGGGCGTCAGCTTCGGTGGCGGCGTCGTGTTGCAGGTAGCAGCGGTTGATCGTCGCGTGAAATGCGTTGTCGCCCAGAGCCCGGCCTATCTGGATGGGCGCCAAGCGACCAAGTCGCTTTACGGCGCTCAAGCTTTCGCGCAACTGCAAACCAAACTACAGGAAGATCATCTTCGCCGATTCCGAACAGGGACGGGAGAACGAGTTCCCTGCATGGTGCCGGTTGAGCCGGGCGTCTTTCCAGTGATGCCCGGCGACACACTTTCGTCGAAGTTCATGAAAAATAACGTCGAGCTGTTTGACAGCTACAGGTTCGAGATTCCGCTTGAGTCGCTTGAGCATATGCTTATCTGGGCGCCGATGAACTTCGTCGAACACATTGCGCCCACGCCTCTGCGAATTGTAACCAACGGTGGGTACGATATTCATCACGCCCTTGACAGCATCCAGGAAGCCTATCGCAGGGCCGGCGAGCCGAAGGACCTTTCAATACTCAATTATGATGTTGTCGGCCTCTATATTGAGCCGGGGCGGGGGGAAGCGATGCGCCTCGCGATTGATTGGTTCGATAAGTATCTGCTTGGAGTTGGGCCGTTTGGCCGATCTGGTCCCTGAGGTGAGCCCAGCGGAAGAGTAAATTAACTTGAACAGCAAGGAAATCGAGTTCAGGAATGGGGCAGTAAATTAGTGCATAGTTGTTGCTTCCGTACAGCGGCCAGTTCAATGGTTAACATTCTGTCTTAGATATCGGGCATAGCTATACCATGGTGAAAAGGGGCGTTCGTTGAGCAAGCGCATCATTTCACAAATGCAGAGTATGAGATCTTGACCATCAAATGCCTCGTTTAATACTGTACCTGATTCATTGCTATCGTGCATCTCGCGCTCAAAGATGTGCCTATCTTCAACCCATCACTGGCTCGCAACATCAGCTTGGTAGAGGAGGTTACGCTCGCTACAGGCCCTGCGCTTGGGCGGACATGTCGCGATGATAGGTGTGTTATCTGGCTCCACGCCCATTGACGCCATGCAATTGACTACGGGGATTCTGTTCTCGAACGCTCGTATCAATGGGATTTATGTCGGCTCGCGTCGAATGTTCGAAGAGATGAACCAGGCGATCCGTCTGCATCATCTGCGTCCGGTAATTGATAAAGTTTTTGCCTTCGAACAGGCCCAAGATGCTTTTGTAGCACTCCAGAAGACAGATCATTTCGGCAAGCTGGTCATCCGTGTCGGTTAATTGTTGGGATGGGAGGACTTATTTTTAGTCTTACACTGAAGGCAAGCTGTTTGGCGATGGCGAGAAATCTGTTGCCCGCAATATCTTTGCTGCTGGTGCTCGGTTGTGCCGGTAGTGATGCACAAAGACAACGGCTACCGCTCGATCGGCAATTGCTGCCGGACGCCCAGGGTGTGGTCTACGATGCGCCAACCGAGCAAACCCCACAGCATCCGGCGCAGTATTGCATTACTACCGGCGGCTCTTGTGCCTTGGCTACGTCGTCGGAAACCGGCTTGTCCTGCACCTGCGATTCGAGCAATCCCAAGTACAGCTATGGCGGCCGTACCGGCAGCATCCAACCGCAATCAAAATAGGCTCTGGGCACCCTGAAACCCGTGCAGAAGGGCTGTGCATCGTCAAAGTTAGAGCGCTGTCAGTATCATAGTTGCGGCGTAACTCTGACGATAAAAGCCTAAATCACAAGGATTTAGTGGGGAGACGACTATGGTGAACCCTGGCAGACATGTCTGCGCGGCCCATTTCTTTGTCACGCGCTATTTATTTCCAAACAGGCTTTTGGTGCGATCTGGCAACCAGTAACGTCAATCGTTCCCATCATATTTGCTATTCACCGGACAAGTCCTCCTAGTCAAGGCACAATTCCGCGGCTTGCTTGACATTCAACGATGACTCGTTTTCCAGATCAATAAGCCTATCAATCTGATAATTCGGATCGCCGAGTAATGTTTGAATCATCAGCAACCGCTTGTGATACCCCCCCACGGCGAGTTCTTCAGTCATGCCCATGGCCCCGTGAAGTTGAATCGCTGCATGTCCCATGCGCAAGCCTGCTTCGGCGATGAATGCCTTGGCTGCGGCTACGTTCTGGTGCCGATCTGGTGATTCGCTTGCAATGCTGCTTGAGGCGAGCAATGCCATGCTCCTGGCCTGTTCGAGGTCCATGTAGCAATCGACCATGTGATGCTGGATGACCTGAAAGCTTCCGATGGTTTTCCCAAATTGCTTACGCTGCTGAACATAATCAAGTGTCATGTCAAACAAGACCTGCATGCAACCATATGCTTCCGCGCAGAGACCCGCTGTGGCCTCGGTCAGTACGTTTTTCAGCGCGGCCTGGGCCGCCTTGCCTTCGGCGAGCACATGGTCCCGTGGTACTGTGACGTTATGCAATCGGAGATCGCAAGCTGGTTGACCATCGACAGTGCGGTAAGAATCAATTTGCATCCCGGCTTGATCGGCGTCCAGAAGAAACAGGAAGCTGTCCTGTTCGCCTGCTGCCCCAGCAGCGCTGACAACGAATCGGTCGGCGCTTTGACCGTGGATGACCAGTCGTTTTCCGCCATTGACAACAAATCCATTTCCTTGCGGCTGAGCACGCGTTTTCTGGCTTCTCTTTCCAAATCGAGAACCCGAGTCTTCATGGGCGAAAGCAAGCAACAGGCGGCCCTCAATGAGTGGGGCCAAACAGGTTGCTCGCTGAGCCTTGGTTCCTGCGTGCTTGATCAGACCGCCGCTCAGCATTACGCTTGAAAGGAAGGGCTCGACGATCAGTCCTCTGCCGAACCATTCCATAACTAGCGCGGTGTAAGCGAAATCTAAGTTAAGACCGCCAAATTCCTCCGCAAATGGCAGACCCAGCAAGCCCATATTGGCAAAGAATTGCCAGTGATTCCTGGAAAACCCCAATTCTGACGCAAGTATCTGCCTGCGCTTCGGATATTCGTAGTTATTTTGAATGAACCGCTCGAGCGAATCGACGATTCTTTTCTGGTCTTCGTTTAGCGTAAAGTTCATGGGATCACAGCTCAATAGTGGTTGTCAGTAAGCTGCCGATGCGGCATTAGAGAGTTTCTGATGAATCAAATCGCGCAGTTCGTTCTTCTTGATTTTGCCTGAAGCTGTTCGGGGAAACTCGGACATAACCTCGACACGCTCAGGCCACTTTTGTTTGGCAAGGCCGGCTGCGTTACAGGCGGCTACCAGCGCTTCAAGCGTTGGGGGTGCCTGACCATCCGATGGAATGACACAGGCGCAGACTCCCTCACCCAAGCGAGCATGGGGCATCGAGACAACAGCTACCTCACGCACCGACGAATGATCATAGAGAACATCTTCGACTTCTTTGGCGCTGATATTTTCGCCGCCGCGAATGATCAAATCCTTCTTGCGCCCGCTAATTACAATGCCACCTTCTGGCGTAAGGTGGCCGAGGTCTCCCGTCCGAAAGTAACCAGCGTTATCGAAGGCGTCGGCATTATGTTCGGAATCCGCATAACACAGAAACATGCTGGGACCACGCGTCAGTATCTCGCCTTCCTGACCCATGGCGACTTCGCCCCCTTGTCCGTCAACAACCTTGACTTGATAGCCGATCACCTTTCCATCGGTATGGGCTGCCAGACTGGTTTCTCCCTTCCCCACGAATCCCAGGGTGACCAATGGTGTTTCCGTGCTGCCGTAGACGCGAAAGGCGCGACATCTCGATAAAGAAAGCCCGACGCGTACAATCAATTCCGGTGGTACCGTAGCGCCGCCACAAGCATACAGGCGCATGCTCGGCAATTTGTCGTTGTTTCTATTTGCTGCGTCAATGAGTTCCTCCAGAAACGGGGTAGCTCCTACTGAAACTGTCGCCTTGACCTGCCGAATGTAGACAAGTGCAGCATCTGCATTCCATTTTTCCATCAGAGCGCACTTAATACCGCTGGAGAAAGGTAGTTCAAGCCCGAGTGCCAAGCCGGTAATATGAGTGACTGGCGAAGGCATTAGCATCACATCATCTGCACAAAGATTCCAGTATCGAGCGGTGTTGTCGAGGAAGCAGCGCAACGAATTGTGGCTATGCAAAACACCTTTAGGGATACCGGTCGTTCCCGAAGTGTACATAATCAACTTAACTGAGTTTGGATCTACTGGGTGCTTCACCGTCTTGAGACCTCTTGCCGAGTCTAGCAGTGTGGTAAAGCTGTTGCCGCTTGCTATGATTGGGCGAACGTAAACAATGTCCTTCAAGTCCGGTAGCTTGCCTTTGAACTTCTCCAGCATCGCCCGATAGTCAACTCCGCGATAGTTATCCAAAGTAAGGTGCAACCTGGAGCGCGAAGCGCGGAGAATAAATTGCAACTCCTTCGATCGGTAAATCGGAATGATCGGGCAAACCACGAGACCAAGATAAGCGCTGGCAATATTGATTGGTACAACTTCGCGCCAGTTCGGCAACTGAAAGCTCACGACGTCACCTTGGCGTAGACCTAAGCGTTGAAAGGCTGCAGCCAGTGCGAGCGCTTCTGTTATGACTTCGCCGAAACATAATGCATCGCCATCGTCCAGGAAGACAACCGGATCGTCGGGATGCATTTGCTCGTGATGAAAGGCCTCGTCGGCTACGGTCCTGTTCTTCCAAAGGCCCGAAGAAATCCATTCAGATTGATATTGAGTCCGATAGGCGCTTACTGCGTTAGGAACCTGCATGTCTATCTTCATGGCGAGTGATTAATCCGTGAGTATTTGTACGGCGCTGACCCCTGGCGCCCCATAGACTTGGCAATAGCCAACTTTGGGTTGGACGGATATCTGTCTGGTGCCTGCGTCACCGCGAATTTGTAAACAGACTTCGTACACCTGCCTCAATCCCGAGGCTCCGATTGGCTCACCATTGGCTATACAACCGCCGTCTGTGTTGATCGGTAACCGGCCCCCGATCTCGGTAATGCCTTCACGCAGCCATTTTTCCTGCTCGCCGTGTGCACACAATTGGTTTTCAGCCATGTGAATTATTTCCGCACCTGACTCCGTATCTTGTACCTGGGCAATATTGACGTCCTCGGGACCAATGCCTGCCATTTCATAGGCTAGTTTGGAAGCCTCTACCGTAGGGCTTTCGGCCTGTTCAATCGGCTTTTCTGGACTCCAAACCTCGAATGAACCATAGTGCCGTGAGCGGAGAACGCTGGCGGCGATGCGAATAGCTTTGTTCGATGTATATCGCTTGGCCTTCTTTGCGTTGCAGATTACAAGCGCTGCACTACCTTTAGAAGGCGAGCAGAACATAAACTTGCGCAGAGGATGGTTCAGCATCTGCGAGTTAGCGATGTCATCGTAGCTCATTTCATTACGACGCCATGCATTGGGATTTCTTGCGCCGTTGCGGTACGCCTTCATAGCGACACGGATAAGGGCGTCTTCGGTGATACCATATTCATACATGTAGCGTTGAATCTTCATCGCGAAATACTGAGTCGTCAGTCCCAGCCCGATCTCGCTGTACCATCTGCCAAGCCCCCACTTTTCAAGGTCGAATGAAAAAGAGCCCGGCGGGTGGCTGTCAAATCCCACAACGACACCAACGTCGCACTGTCCGGACTTAATCGCATTGACTGCGCAAATGAGGGAACTGCCGCCAGTTGCACAACCGTTCGTCACATTGGTGAACGGAATGCCTGTCAGACCGAGCTTGTCGACCATGGTGTCGGCGTTACCACAGTCTAAGCTGCCTCCGTAGGCGCACTGAACGTCGCGCCACTCAATCCCCGCATCCTTAAGCGCCTCGCGAACAGCGAAGATTCCTTGATCGTAGCCCGTCACGCCAGGTGTTTGGCCGAACGGATGTATGCCTATACCAATTATGGCGACGTCCGTCATTTAGAATCCTTTCTGTCGGATGTTAGATCGGTCGCTGGCCGAAAGGCGAAGGACATGACTTTGATCCCTTGCGCATTCTTATTGAGTGGCAAAACGACCAGTTCCATCGGCATTCCGATATAAAGCAAGGCGGGATCATTGATGGTAAGCGGTGACTCAACACACACTTGGCCAGGCAACTCGATATAACCGACACCGAAAGGAACGAATTGCTCCTGTTGGTCCATACCCCTATATGGAGGTGACTTGGGAGGAAATGCCTGTATCGTCCAGGTCCACAGCGTCCCCCTTTTTTCTAGTTCTATTTCTTCAACATTTTGGCTGCAGCATTTCGAGCAGGAACCCTGCCTGGGAAACTTCACGGCGCCGCAGTTTAGGCATTTGCTTCCAATCAGGTGGGGATCATCTGACGGCCAGGTAAATAGTCCTTCGGCAATCGGGGCTAGTTGAGCAAAGTTGTCCATTGATACCTTTCGCGTAGCTTCCTTGGTGAGTAATATTCCTCGACGACTCAGAGTCCTATTACGAATATCGCTAGGTTTGCGACGTTATGCAAGTCCAGTGAAGGCGCAGTGATAGAAATCAAAGCCCTAAAACGAACGGCTAATTTGTCATTGCCCATGGTACTGCCAACTGTTGTTCAGGGTGCAATGCTGATGTCCTATATTTCGCCTGCTGCATTGATGTCAGCTATAGTCACGTGCTGTTTTAGGTGTCATCTTGAATTGCCGCTTAAAAAGTCGCGACAGGTGAGCTTGGTCAGAAAAACCGCAGCAGCTAGCTATTTCTTTGAGCATTAGTTGGTTCGTGGCAAGGAGTTCTTTTGCACGACTGAGGCGACGAGATATTACATAGGTGTGGGGAGGGCACCCGAATCTTTGTTTGAACAGACGCGCAAAGTAGTAAGGGCTAATCTTTACCAACGCTGCGAGGTCGTCGAGAGACAAATCCCCACTCAAGTTGCCTTCAATGTAATCCGCCACACTTTTTGCCTGCATGGGCGAAAGCCCTCCCTTGATCCGAGGAAACCTAAATGATATTTTGGAATATTTGCGCAGTAGATGTACGCATAGTTGGTTAGTAAGCGCTTCCGTAAACAACTTCTCACCAATTTCTGAGGAATTGGCTTCACATTCGAGTGCATTAACAATATATTGAACTGTCGGATCGCGAATTTGAAGTTGATTGAATAGTAGTGAACATTCAATATCCCGATCAAATACTTCCGTGGCAATTCTGGAGAGAAAAGCTGGGCTAATATGTATATCGGTATTCTCGATTGGACTCGACCATTCCCATTGGGATTCTGTTGCTTGATTCAGAAGCGAAAAGTCCCCCTGACACAGCGTTTCCGACAGCCACCTGTTATCAATTCGCTGCTTTATCTTTGAAGTCCGATGATACGCAATAAGCAAGTGATTACGAAGGGGCGAGAGTGATCCCCTCCAAGGGCCGTACTGATAGCAACTTAGTTCTACTCCACCCGCTGCGGGCTGCTGCCGAGGAATGACCAATTTACCTGGAATCCTCCGATGCAAGTCATCTGGACTAAGTAATCCATTCATATGTTCTTCCTTCCTCCTAAGTCGAACGGCAAAATACGGGTTTTTTAAAATCACCCGTTACACTTCCAATCATAATCAACAGAAATTGCGAAATATATTTAAGAGTGATCCACCTCCAAGAAAATTCGGTTTCTGACTCGAGTGCTGGTCGAGCATGGCTATCGCTTACCGCGCTATCCAAATTTCGGTGACCGCCCCCACCACGATTAAGACAACCTCGCCGATGAACTTTGGCCGACGACCGTATGGCAGAATTGGTGACCGAAGCCAATTTAGCTCGAATCGGAAGGATTGTGAACCTGTCAAATTTCATAGGACGTAGTGATCTGGATAATCTGGTTTAAATCGGAAAGATTGCGAGCCTGGGAAACCTGTCAGCAGGGACAATCCATTGAAATCACCAAGGTTGCTTGGAAGGCACAAGTGCGCTTTGCCATCGTTTCCTCTAGCTGCGCTACCGCGGCATGCATCAGAACAGTACGTGCGCCGCTTTCGCCCGCGAACTGGTCGGTTTCGTCTGGGAAATCGGCCGAAGCATGACGCCGCGTACTTAAACATTCCCAACCACACATAAGCGAAAAGAGAAGATCACCGACATTTCTCATCGCACTGTTCCCTACTGGCCTTAAGGGGCCAAGGCGACGCCGTAGGAAACAAAGACCCGCGCTATCGCCCGGCGCCCATGCTCAAGGAAATGGTCGCGGCCGGTTACTACAGCCGCAAGAGCGGGCGCGACTTTTACCATTATTGATTTGTCCAGCGATCACCGGGCGCAAGGATCCGCTGCCTGATGCCGCTGACCGGGTTCAGGTCAGGGCAAGCTGAAGCATCTGGAGCGCTAGGGCGGCACTGATGGCAGGCGCAACGCGTTTGTCATCAGTGCATATTTGTATTTTTGCGTGTCGTTTTTTTGCTCGCGAGACGATTGCGATATGTCGTGGGCGCGACCCCGGTCCAGGCCTGGAATGCACGGAAAAACGTGGAGGGTTCCGAGAAGCCGAGACTTGCCGCGATCTTCGAAATTGGCAAGCCGGATTTTTCTATTTGGGACAAAGCCATATCCCTGCGCAATGCATCCTTGATTCCACGAAAGCTGG comes from the Georgfuchsia toluolica genome and includes:
- a CDS encoding AMP-binding protein, which translates into the protein MKIDMQVPNAVSAYRTQYQSEWISSGLWKNRTVADEAFHHEQMHPDDPVVFLDDGDALCFGEVITEALALAAAFQRLGLRQGDVVSFQLPNWREVVPINIASAYLGLVVCPIIPIYRSKELQFILRASRSRLHLTLDNYRGVDYRAMLEKFKGKLPDLKDIVYVRPIIASGNSFTTLLDSARGLKTVKHPVDPNSVKLIMYTSGTTGIPKGVLHSHNSLRCFLDNTARYWNLCADDVMLMPSPVTHITGLALGLELPFSSGIKCALMEKWNADAALVYIRQVKATVSVGATPFLEELIDAANRNNDKLPSMRLYACGGATVPPELIVRVGLSLSRCRAFRVYGSTETPLVTLGFVGKGETSLAAHTDGKVIGYQVKVVDGQGGEVAMGQEGEILTRGPSMFLCYADSEHNADAFDNAGYFRTGDLGHLTPEGGIVISGRKKDLIIRGGENISAKEVEDVLYDHSSVREVAVVSMPHARLGEGVCACVIPSDGQAPPTLEALVAACNAAGLAKQKWPERVEVMSEFPRTASGKIKKNELRDLIHQKLSNAASAAY
- a CDS encoding alpha/beta hydrolase; amino-acid sequence: MEPQLVHFRSGDEQCVGDLYLPENMQGAQPALVIGHGFNMVKEALREQAAYLAKAGYVVLAIDYRRFGASEGLPRQLMRPLDEVEDFRNAISYLQDRPDVDPDRIGIWGVSFGGGVVLQVAAVDRRVKCVVAQSPAYLDGRQATKSLYGAQAFAQLQTKLQEDHLRRFRTGTGERVPCMVPVEPGVFPVMPGDTLSSKFMKNNVELFDSYRFEIPLESLEHMLIWAPMNFVEHIAPTPLRIVTNGGYDIHHALDSIQEAYRRAGEPKDLSILNYDVVGLYIEPGRGEAMRLAIDWFDKYLLGVGPFGRSGP
- a CDS encoding acyl-CoA dehydrogenase family protein — encoded protein: MNFTLNEDQKRIVDSLERFIQNNYEYPKRRQILASELGFSRNHWQFFANMGLLGLPFAEEFGGLNLDFAYTALVMEWFGRGLIVEPFLSSVMLSGGLIKHAGTKAQRATCLAPLIEGRLLLAFAHEDSGSRFGKRSQKTRAQPQGNGFVVNGGKRLVIHGQSADRFVVSAAGAAGEQDSFLFLLDADQAGMQIDSYRTVDGQPACDLRLHNVTVPRDHVLAEGKAAQAALKNVLTEATAGLCAEAYGCMQVLFDMTLDYVQQRKQFGKTIGSFQVIQHHMVDCYMDLEQARSMALLASSSIASESPDRHQNVAAAKAFIAEAGLRMGHAAIQLHGAMGMTEELAVGGYHKRLLMIQTLLGDPNYQIDRLIDLENESSLNVKQAAELCLD
- a CDS encoding Zn-ribbon domain-containing OB-fold protein, which gives rise to MDNFAQLAPIAEGLFTWPSDDPHLIGSKCLNCGAVKFPRQGSCSKCCSQNVEEIELEKRGTLWTWTIQAFPPKSPPYRGMDQQEQFVPFGVGYIELPGQVCVESPLTINDPALLYIGMPMELVVLPLNKNAQGIKVMSFAFRPATDLTSDRKDSK
- a CDS encoding thiolase family protein translates to MTDVAIIGIGIHPFGQTPGVTGYDQGIFAVREALKDAGIEWRDVQCAYGGSLDCGNADTMVDKLGLTGIPFTNVTNGCATGGSSLICAVNAIKSGQCDVGVVVGFDSHPPGSFSFDLEKWGLGRWYSEIGLGLTTQYFAMKIQRYMYEYGITEDALIRVAMKAYRNGARNPNAWRRNEMSYDDIANSQMLNHPLRKFMFCSPSKGSAALVICNAKKAKRYTSNKAIRIAASVLRSRHYGSFEVWSPEKPIEQAESPTVEASKLAYEMAGIGPEDVNIAQVQDTESGAEIIHMAENQLCAHGEQEKWLREGITEIGGRLPINTDGGCIANGEPIGASGLRQVYEVCLQIRGDAGTRQISVQPKVGYCQVYGAPGVSAVQILTD
- a CDS encoding 3-hydroxyacyl-CoA dehydrogenase family protein, whose protein sequence is MALRGQGDAVGNKDPRYRPAPMLKEMVAAGYYSRKSGRDFYHY
- a CDS encoding helix-turn-helix domain-containing protein codes for the protein MNGLLSPDDLHRRIPGKLVIPRQQPAAGGVELSCYQYGPWRGSLSPLRNHLLIAYHRTSKIKQRIDNRWLSETLCQGDFSLLNQATESQWEWSSPIENTDIHISPAFLSRIATEVFDRDIECSLLFNQLQIRDPTVQYIVNALECEANSSEIGEKLFTEALTNQLCVHLLRKYSKISFRFPRIKGGLSPMQAKSVADYIEGNLSGDLSLDDLAALVKISPYYFARLFKQRFGCPPHTYVISRRLSRAKELLATNQLMLKEIASCCGFSDQAHLSRLFKRQFKMTPKTARDYS
- a CDS encoding DUF1993 domain-containing protein, which codes for MAISLYDISVMNYQQTLGAVSHILKLGLAHCQSNHIDLETFVETRMYHDMLPFRFQIQSVAYHSLGAIEGIKNGIFRPPSNLPEDNYEALQTLINETNDALGKLSATEINAMEGAEVIFEFRDHRIPFTAESFLLSFSLPNFYFHATTAYDILRSKGVVLGKRDYLGGLRLKR
- a CDS encoding acyl-CoA dehydrogenase family protein — its product is MSLDFAFGVEERAFREQVRQFLDTKLPEHLRIATRLNSATFVSKEIAQEWHSILHRQGWLGYLWPVEYGGTGWSPIQRFIFERECALADAPALIPMGLRYVGPVIFTFGSPQQKEYFLPRILNGEHYWAQGFSEPGAGSDLAALQCRADNKGTHYLVNGSKIWTTHAHFANWIFCILRTSKSAKSQDGVSFILINMQSPGIRIEPIITLGGDHDVNQVFFDDVKVPIENLVGEEGRGWQYAKFLLEYERGGVSVSGKIRRDIEHLVNFANRLTNDRIFNHNLTRLKIRVLALEATELRVMSQMKPGRPPGKESSILKLVSAQLEQDVSKLAVDAIGNKALRLFEHDTTQTKATPIDFTMPLMSRYLNLRASSIYGGSNEIQRNIIASHVLGLR